In a genomic window of Rhodothermales bacterium:
- a CDS encoding CPBP family intramembrane glutamic endopeptidase — protein MAAAHAFRTWLFRDVREAPMLLLLIVLLVDLLLNRLYISFLHYPLDTLLDISNGLVGPLISLSFIKIAFIAIGLILWIGHFKPSELGLWMRNIPAGILATVFLWAFLQLSMMIAGFLSEGFIRFSSAMAGLEPLRGIGLLVLFAVTKALFDEIVYRGLLIPQLHTKLQRFVPFDAGMNLVLAVVISQLIYIIIQIPLMDFGEGNEYHLTSTILSIVALSTLNSLIFLRTKNLYIAVGVHALWFNTALFTETEFPPTIALAALVVLFIAIYPMLPDRRTVLYTQPLEDRSLY, from the coding sequence ATGGCTGCAGCACACGCGTTCCGAACCTGGCTATTCCGCGATGTACGCGAAGCCCCGATGTTGCTTTTGCTCATCGTATTGTTGGTCGACCTCCTGCTCAATCGGCTGTACATTTCGTTCCTCCATTACCCGCTAGATACCCTACTAGACATTTCGAACGGGCTGGTCGGACCCCTCATTTCGTTAAGTTTTATCAAAATCGCGTTTATCGCGATCGGTTTGATCCTTTGGATCGGGCACTTCAAACCGAGTGAGCTGGGGTTATGGATGCGTAACATCCCGGCCGGCATTCTCGCGACGGTCTTCCTCTGGGCGTTTCTGCAGCTGTCGATGATGATCGCCGGCTTCTTGTCCGAAGGGTTCATCCGGTTCTCCAGCGCCATGGCGGGGTTGGAACCGCTGCGCGGCATCGGGCTGCTGGTTCTATTCGCGGTCACCAAGGCGCTGTTCGACGAAATTGTATACCGGGGCCTGCTGATCCCCCAGCTGCATACGAAGCTCCAGCGCTTTGTCCCGTTCGACGCCGGCATGAACCTGGTGCTGGCGGTCGTCATCTCGCAGTTGATCTACATCATCATCCAGATCCCCCTGATGGATTTCGGCGAGGGGAACGAATACCATCTCACGAGCACGATCCTGTCCATTGTAGCGTTGAGCACCCTCAATTCGCTGATCTTCTTACGCACGAAAAATCTCTATATCGCTGTCGGGGTCCATGCGCTCTGGTTCAACACGGCCCTTTTCACCGAAACCGAGTTTCCACCGACGATTGCCCTCGCGGCGCTTGTCGTCCTGTTTATAGCAATCTACCCCATGCTGCCGGACCGGCGGACCGTGCTGTACACACAACCGCTGGAGGACCGGAGCCTGTATTGA